Proteins encoded together in one Saccopteryx leptura isolate mSacLep1 chromosome 7, mSacLep1_pri_phased_curated, whole genome shotgun sequence window:
- the ESPNL gene encoding espin-like protein isoform X3: MEQQRALTAAKDGDLAALEQLLEAGALGPGIVDALGAGLVHHATRAGHLACVKFLVQRAKLPGNQRAHNGATPVHDAAATGCLAELCWLVREGGCGLQDQDASGVSPLHLAARFAHPVLVEWLLREGHSATLETLEGALPLHHAAVSGDLTCLKLLTAAHSSSVNRRTRSGASPLYLACQEGHLHLAQFLVKDCGADVRLRALDGMSALHAAAARGHYSLVVWLVTFTDIGLTARDNEGATALHFAARGGHTPILDRLLLMGAPVMRDSWGGTPLHDAAENGQLECCQTLVSHHVDPSLRDEDGYTAADLAAYHGHQDCAQYLRETARPVPLLMTPPPPPFPPPPLSAARRPPEDGRGVSGLRSPTSASLSPAWPDQPLPREPATHAVPLGIATSALRVETAAGDAPDGLAALQLDGLPSGDLDGLVPTRDERGRPIPEWKRQVMVRKLQARLGADPAQDAQEESSSVGPAEQAAWRFSQTHQAILGPFGELLTEDDLVYLEKQIADLQLRRRCQEYESQLGRLAAELQALLPEPLVSITVNSHFLPLASGLEGEEAPSPVPEPSASEGAAEAAPGGQPLPFWCSHVARLVRSMSLLLRGMNGLVQGEEKPAARPPQEAGREAPASPAQSEAQREIQECGVSVRTLRGNFELGPGLPCAPHLGPCEAGPQPDQCPRGCWSAPAPPRGGPMGGEPGAGDAEEASDSGVSCEEAPSEAGAGPARGPDLASLRKERIVMLFLSHWKKSAYTPALKTAACRTLEARRAGPRGPEAARAPRPPSLPPGEGPRLGHLWQQRSIIAHLLGHWKAILAHVPARQLRRLSRRPRGLLSPEQFLPHVDGAPVPYDSLTLDLFMLGYFQLLECDLPAPERKTRHLLCFEVFEHLGAHGWEAARAFHKAVTDEVASGHRGWTDGFEDIKARFFGSHRGPAWDTVPGRKAGLTPLGPLPHAGAPSGPEPSAQQLEAGSQRGSFNSEDICGYIDRSFAFWKEKEAEMFSFGD, from the exons ATGGAGCAGCAGCGGGCGCTCACGGCCGCCAAGGATGGGGACCTGGCTGccctggagcagctgctggaggctgGCGCCCTGGGCCCGGGCATCGTCGACGCCCTGGGGGCCGGCCTGGTGCATCACGCCACCCGGGCCGGCCACCTGGCCTGCGTCAAGTTCCTGGTGCAGCGGGCCAAGCTGCCAGGCAACCAGCGGGCCCACAACGGGGCCACCCCGGTACACGACGCGGCCGCCACCGGCTGCCTGGCGGAGCTCTGCTGGCTGGTGCGCGAAGGCGGCTGCGGTCTGCAG GACCAAGACGCCTCAGGTGTGTCCCCGCTGCACCTGGCCGCCCGCTTCGCCCACCCAGTGCTGGTGGAGTGGCTACTCCGAGAGGGCCACTCGGCCACCCTGGAGACGCTGGAGGGGGCCCTGCCGCTGCACCACGCCGCCGTCAGCGGGGATCTGACCTGCCTGAAGCTCCTGACGGCCGCGCACAGCAG CAGCGTGAACCGGCGGACACGCAGCGGCGCCTCCCCGCTCTACCTGGCCTGCCAGGAGGGCCACCTGCACCTGGCCCAGTTCCTGGTGAAGGACTGCGGCGCCGACGTGCGCCTGCGCGCGCTGGACGGCATGAGCGCGCTGcacgccgccgccgcccgcggcCACTACTCGCTGGTCGTCTGGCTG GTCACCTTCACTGACATCGGCCTGACAGCACGGGACAATGAGGGGGCCACAGCCCTCCACTTTGCGGCTCGAGGCGGCCACACACCCATCCTGGACCGGCTGCTGCTGATGGGCGCCCCCGTCATGAGAGACTCCTGGGGTGGGACCCCCCTGCACGACGCCGCAGAGAACGGGCAGCTGGAG tGCTGCCAGACCCTCGTCTCCCACCACGTGGACCCCTCCCTGCGGGATGAAGACGGTTACACGGCAGCGGACCTGGCGGCGTACCACGGGCACCAGGACTGCGCCCAGTACCTGCGGGAGACGGCCCGGCCA GTGCCGCTCTTGATgacgcccccacccccgccattcCCCCCTCCTCCGCTGTCGGCTGCGAGGCGCCCCCCAGAGGATGGGAGAGGGGTCTCGGGTCTCAGGAGCCCCACCT cTGCGTCTCTCAGcccagcctggcctgaccagccTCTTCCGAGGGAGCCAGCGACCCACGCCGTCCCCCTGGGGATCGCCACCAGCGCCCTG AGGGTGGAGACGGCAGCCGGGGATGCCCCGGACGGCCTGGCCGCGCTGCAGCTGGACGGACTGCCCTCCGGGGACCTAGACGGGCTGGTGCCCACGCGGGATGAGCGCGGCCGACCCATCCCCGAGTGGAAGCGGCAGGTGATGGTGCGGAAGCTGCAGGCGCGCCTGGGCGCAGACCCCGCGCAGGATGCTCAG GAGGAGAGCAGCAGCGTGGGCCCCGCGGAGCAGGCGGCCTGGCGGTTCTCGCAGACCCACCAGGCCATCCTGGGCCCCTTCGGGGAGCTGCTGACGGAGGACGACCTGGTCTACCTGGAGAAGCAGATCGCCGACCTGCAGCTGCGGCGGCGCTGCCAGGAGTACGAGAGCCAGCTGGGCCGGCTGGCGGCCGAGCTGCAGGCCCTGCTGCCCGAGCCCCTGGTCAGCATCACGGTCAACAGCCACTTCCTGCCCCTGGCGTCGgggctggagggagaggaggccCCCAGCCCGGTGCCTGAGCCGTCGGCCTCCGAGGGGGCGGCGGAGGCCGCGCCCGGCGGGCAGCCCCTGCCCTTCTGGTGCAGCCACGTGGCCCGGCTGGTGCGGAGCATGTCGCTGCTGCTGAGGGGCATGAACGGGCTGGTGCAGGGCGAGGAGAAGCCCGCTGCCCGGCCCCCGCAGGAGGCCGGCAGGGAGGCCCCGGCCAGCCCCGCGCAGAGCGAGGCCCAGCGCGAGATCCAGGAGTGCGGGGTGTCTGTGCGGACGCTACGTGGCAACTTCGAGCTGGGCCCGGGCCTGCCCTGCGCCCCACACCTGGGGCCCTGTGAGGCGGGGCCCCAGCCCGACCAGTGCCCGAGGGGCTGCTGGTCGGCCCCCGCCCCGCCTCGGGGCGGCCCGATGGGCGGGGAGCCGGGGGCGGGCGACGCGGAGGAGGCCAGCGACTCGGGTGTCAGCTGCGAGGAGGCCCCGTCGGAGGCGGGCGCGGGGCCCGCGCGCGGCCCGGACCTGGCCAGCCTGCGCAAGGAGCGCATCGTCATGCTGTTCCTGAGCCACTGGAAGAAGTCGGCCTACACGCCCGCGCTCAAGACGGCCGCCTGCCGGACCCTGGAGGCCCGCCGCGCGGGGCCGCGCGGGCCGGAGGCGGCCAGGGCCCCGCGGCCGCCCTCCCTCCCGCCCGGCGAGGGCCCGCGGCTCGGCCACCTGTGGCAGCAGCGCAGCATCATCGCCCACCTGCTGGGCCACTGGAAGGCCATCCTGGCGCACGTGCCGGCCCGGCAGCTGCGGAGGCTGAGCCGGCGGCCCCGCGGCCTGCTGTCCCCGGAGCAGTTCCTGCCGCACGTGGACGGGGCGCCCGTGCCCTACGACAGCCTCACGCTGGACCTCTTCATGCTGGGCTACTTCCAGCTCCTGGAGTGCGACCTGCCCGCCCCGGAGCGCAAGACGCGCCACCTGCTCTGCTTCGAGGTCTTCGAGCACCTGGGCGCCCACGGCTGGGAGGCCGCGCGGGCCTTCCACAAGGCCGTGACCGACGAGGTGGCCTCTGGGCACCGCGGCTGGACCGACGGCTTCGAGGACATCAAAGCCCGCTTCTTCGGCTCCCACCGCGGCCCCGCCTGGGACACGGTGCCCGGCCGCAAGGCGGGCCTGACCCCGCTCGGGCCGCTGCCCCACGCCGGCGCCCCCAGCGGCCCGGAGCCCTCCGCGCAGCAGCTGGAGGCCGGCTCCCAGCGCGGCAGCTTCAACAGCGAGGACATCTGCGGCTACATCGACCGGAGCTTCGCCTtctggaaggagaaggaagctgaGATGTTCAGCTTTGGGGACTGA
- the ESPNL gene encoding espin-like protein isoform X1 has product MEQQRALTAAKDGDLAALEQLLEAGALGPGIVDALGAGLVHHATRAGHLACVKFLVQRAKLPGNQRAHNGATPVHDAAATGCLAELCWLVREGGCGLQDQDASGVSPLHLAARFAHPVLVEWLLREGHSATLETLEGALPLHHAAVSGDLTCLKLLTAAHSSSVNRRTRSGASPLYLACQEGHLHLAQFLVKDCGADVRLRALDGMSALHAAAARGHYSLVVWLVTFTDIGLTARDNEGATALHFAARGGHTPILDRLLLMGAPVMRDSWGGTPLHDAAENGQLECCQTLVSHHVDPSLRDEDGYTAADLAAYHGHQDCAQYLRETARPVPLLMTPPPPPFPPPPLSAARRPPEDGRGVSGLRSPTSASLSPAWPDQPLPREPATHAVPLGIATSALAVPTRVETAAGDAPDGLAALQLDGLPSGDLDGLVPTRDERGRPIPEWKRQVMVRKLQARLGADPAQDAQEESSSVGPAEQAAWRFSQTHQAILGPFGELLTEDDLVYLEKQIADLQLRRRCQEYESQLGRLAAELQALLPEPLVSITVNSHFLPLASGLEGEEAPSPVPEPSASEGAAEAAPGGQPLPFWCSHVARLVRSMSLLLRGMNGLVQGEEKPAARPPQEAGREAPASPAQSEAQREIQECGVSVRTLRGNFELGPGLPCAPHLGPCEAGPQPDQCPRGCWSAPAPPRGGPMGGEPGAGDAEEASDSGVSCEEAPSEAGAGPARGPDLASLRKERIVMLFLSHWKKSAYTPALKTAACRTLEARRAGPRGPEAARAPRPPSLPPGEGPRLGHLWQQRSIIAHLLGHWKAILAHVPARQLRRLSRRPRGLLSPEQFLPHVDGAPVPYDSLTLDLFMLGYFQLLECDLPAPERKTRHLLCFEVFEHLGAHGWEAARAFHKAVTDEVASGHRGWTDGFEDIKARFFGSHRGPAWDTVPGRKAGLTPLGPLPHAGAPSGPEPSAQQLEAGSQRGSFNSEDICGYIDRSFAFWKEKEAEMFSFGD; this is encoded by the exons ATGGAGCAGCAGCGGGCGCTCACGGCCGCCAAGGATGGGGACCTGGCTGccctggagcagctgctggaggctgGCGCCCTGGGCCCGGGCATCGTCGACGCCCTGGGGGCCGGCCTGGTGCATCACGCCACCCGGGCCGGCCACCTGGCCTGCGTCAAGTTCCTGGTGCAGCGGGCCAAGCTGCCAGGCAACCAGCGGGCCCACAACGGGGCCACCCCGGTACACGACGCGGCCGCCACCGGCTGCCTGGCGGAGCTCTGCTGGCTGGTGCGCGAAGGCGGCTGCGGTCTGCAG GACCAAGACGCCTCAGGTGTGTCCCCGCTGCACCTGGCCGCCCGCTTCGCCCACCCAGTGCTGGTGGAGTGGCTACTCCGAGAGGGCCACTCGGCCACCCTGGAGACGCTGGAGGGGGCCCTGCCGCTGCACCACGCCGCCGTCAGCGGGGATCTGACCTGCCTGAAGCTCCTGACGGCCGCGCACAGCAG CAGCGTGAACCGGCGGACACGCAGCGGCGCCTCCCCGCTCTACCTGGCCTGCCAGGAGGGCCACCTGCACCTGGCCCAGTTCCTGGTGAAGGACTGCGGCGCCGACGTGCGCCTGCGCGCGCTGGACGGCATGAGCGCGCTGcacgccgccgccgcccgcggcCACTACTCGCTGGTCGTCTGGCTG GTCACCTTCACTGACATCGGCCTGACAGCACGGGACAATGAGGGGGCCACAGCCCTCCACTTTGCGGCTCGAGGCGGCCACACACCCATCCTGGACCGGCTGCTGCTGATGGGCGCCCCCGTCATGAGAGACTCCTGGGGTGGGACCCCCCTGCACGACGCCGCAGAGAACGGGCAGCTGGAG tGCTGCCAGACCCTCGTCTCCCACCACGTGGACCCCTCCCTGCGGGATGAAGACGGTTACACGGCAGCGGACCTGGCGGCGTACCACGGGCACCAGGACTGCGCCCAGTACCTGCGGGAGACGGCCCGGCCA GTGCCGCTCTTGATgacgcccccacccccgccattcCCCCCTCCTCCGCTGTCGGCTGCGAGGCGCCCCCCAGAGGATGGGAGAGGGGTCTCGGGTCTCAGGAGCCCCACCT cTGCGTCTCTCAGcccagcctggcctgaccagccTCTTCCGAGGGAGCCAGCGACCCACGCCGTCCCCCTGGGGATCGCCACCAGCGCCCTGGCCGTCCCCACG AGGGTGGAGACGGCAGCCGGGGATGCCCCGGACGGCCTGGCCGCGCTGCAGCTGGACGGACTGCCCTCCGGGGACCTAGACGGGCTGGTGCCCACGCGGGATGAGCGCGGCCGACCCATCCCCGAGTGGAAGCGGCAGGTGATGGTGCGGAAGCTGCAGGCGCGCCTGGGCGCAGACCCCGCGCAGGATGCTCAG GAGGAGAGCAGCAGCGTGGGCCCCGCGGAGCAGGCGGCCTGGCGGTTCTCGCAGACCCACCAGGCCATCCTGGGCCCCTTCGGGGAGCTGCTGACGGAGGACGACCTGGTCTACCTGGAGAAGCAGATCGCCGACCTGCAGCTGCGGCGGCGCTGCCAGGAGTACGAGAGCCAGCTGGGCCGGCTGGCGGCCGAGCTGCAGGCCCTGCTGCCCGAGCCCCTGGTCAGCATCACGGTCAACAGCCACTTCCTGCCCCTGGCGTCGgggctggagggagaggaggccCCCAGCCCGGTGCCTGAGCCGTCGGCCTCCGAGGGGGCGGCGGAGGCCGCGCCCGGCGGGCAGCCCCTGCCCTTCTGGTGCAGCCACGTGGCCCGGCTGGTGCGGAGCATGTCGCTGCTGCTGAGGGGCATGAACGGGCTGGTGCAGGGCGAGGAGAAGCCCGCTGCCCGGCCCCCGCAGGAGGCCGGCAGGGAGGCCCCGGCCAGCCCCGCGCAGAGCGAGGCCCAGCGCGAGATCCAGGAGTGCGGGGTGTCTGTGCGGACGCTACGTGGCAACTTCGAGCTGGGCCCGGGCCTGCCCTGCGCCCCACACCTGGGGCCCTGTGAGGCGGGGCCCCAGCCCGACCAGTGCCCGAGGGGCTGCTGGTCGGCCCCCGCCCCGCCTCGGGGCGGCCCGATGGGCGGGGAGCCGGGGGCGGGCGACGCGGAGGAGGCCAGCGACTCGGGTGTCAGCTGCGAGGAGGCCCCGTCGGAGGCGGGCGCGGGGCCCGCGCGCGGCCCGGACCTGGCCAGCCTGCGCAAGGAGCGCATCGTCATGCTGTTCCTGAGCCACTGGAAGAAGTCGGCCTACACGCCCGCGCTCAAGACGGCCGCCTGCCGGACCCTGGAGGCCCGCCGCGCGGGGCCGCGCGGGCCGGAGGCGGCCAGGGCCCCGCGGCCGCCCTCCCTCCCGCCCGGCGAGGGCCCGCGGCTCGGCCACCTGTGGCAGCAGCGCAGCATCATCGCCCACCTGCTGGGCCACTGGAAGGCCATCCTGGCGCACGTGCCGGCCCGGCAGCTGCGGAGGCTGAGCCGGCGGCCCCGCGGCCTGCTGTCCCCGGAGCAGTTCCTGCCGCACGTGGACGGGGCGCCCGTGCCCTACGACAGCCTCACGCTGGACCTCTTCATGCTGGGCTACTTCCAGCTCCTGGAGTGCGACCTGCCCGCCCCGGAGCGCAAGACGCGCCACCTGCTCTGCTTCGAGGTCTTCGAGCACCTGGGCGCCCACGGCTGGGAGGCCGCGCGGGCCTTCCACAAGGCCGTGACCGACGAGGTGGCCTCTGGGCACCGCGGCTGGACCGACGGCTTCGAGGACATCAAAGCCCGCTTCTTCGGCTCCCACCGCGGCCCCGCCTGGGACACGGTGCCCGGCCGCAAGGCGGGCCTGACCCCGCTCGGGCCGCTGCCCCACGCCGGCGCCCCCAGCGGCCCGGAGCCCTCCGCGCAGCAGCTGGAGGCCGGCTCCCAGCGCGGCAGCTTCAACAGCGAGGACATCTGCGGCTACATCGACCGGAGCTTCGCCTtctggaaggagaaggaagctgaGATGTTCAGCTTTGGGGACTGA
- the ESPNL gene encoding espin-like protein isoform X4, with protein sequence MEQQRALTAAKDGDLAALEQLLEAGALGPGIVDALGAGLVHHATRAGHLACVKFLVQRAKLPGNQRAHNGATPVHDAAATGCLAELCWLVREGGCGLQDQDASGVSPLHLAARFAHPVLVEWLLREGHSATLETLEGALPLHHAAVSGDLTCLKLLTAAHSSSVNRRTRSGASPLYLACQEGHLHLAQFLVKDCGADVRLRALDGMSALHAAAARGHYSLVVWLVTFTDIGLTARDNEGATALHFAARGGHTPILDRLLLMGAPVMRDSWGGTPLHDAAENGQLECCQTLVSHHVDPSLRDEDGYTAADLAAYHGHQDCAQYLRETARPVPLLMTPPPPPFPPPPLSAARRPPEDGRGVSGLRSPTSAASLSPAWPDQPLPREPATHAVPLGIATSALAVPTRVETAAGDAPDGLAALQLDGLPSGDLDGLVPTRDERGRPIPEWKRQVMVRKLQARLGADPAQDAQEESSSVGPAEQAAWRFSQTHQAILGPFGELLTEDDLVYLEKQIADLQLRRRCQEYESQLGRLAAELQALLPEPLVSITVNSHFLPLASGLEGEEAPSPVPEPSASEGAAEAAPGGQPLPFWCSHVARLVRSMSLLLRGMNGLVQGEEKPAARPPQEAGREAPASPAQSEAQREIQECGVSVRTLRGNFELGPGLPCAPHLGPCEAGPQPDQCPRGCWSAPAPPRGGPMGGEPGAGDAEEASDSGVSCEEAPSEAGAGPARGPDLASLRKERIVMLFLSHWKKSAYTPALKTAACRTLEARRAGPRGPEAARAPRPPSLPPGEGPRLGHLWQQRSIIAHLLGHWKAILAHVPARQLRRLSRRPRGLLSPEQFLPHVDGAPVPYDSLTLDLFMLGYFQLLECDLPAPERKTRHLLCFEVFEHLGAHGWEAARAFHKAVTDEVASGHRGWTDGFEDIKARFFGSHRGPAWDTVPGRKAGLTPLGPLPHAGAPSGPEPSAQQLEAGSQRGSFNSEDICGYIDRSFAFWKEKEAEMFSFGD encoded by the exons ATGGAGCAGCAGCGGGCGCTCACGGCCGCCAAGGATGGGGACCTGGCTGccctggagcagctgctggaggctgGCGCCCTGGGCCCGGGCATCGTCGACGCCCTGGGGGCCGGCCTGGTGCATCACGCCACCCGGGCCGGCCACCTGGCCTGCGTCAAGTTCCTGGTGCAGCGGGCCAAGCTGCCAGGCAACCAGCGGGCCCACAACGGGGCCACCCCGGTACACGACGCGGCCGCCACCGGCTGCCTGGCGGAGCTCTGCTGGCTGGTGCGCGAAGGCGGCTGCGGTCTGCAG GACCAAGACGCCTCAGGTGTGTCCCCGCTGCACCTGGCCGCCCGCTTCGCCCACCCAGTGCTGGTGGAGTGGCTACTCCGAGAGGGCCACTCGGCCACCCTGGAGACGCTGGAGGGGGCCCTGCCGCTGCACCACGCCGCCGTCAGCGGGGATCTGACCTGCCTGAAGCTCCTGACGGCCGCGCACAGCAG CAGCGTGAACCGGCGGACACGCAGCGGCGCCTCCCCGCTCTACCTGGCCTGCCAGGAGGGCCACCTGCACCTGGCCCAGTTCCTGGTGAAGGACTGCGGCGCCGACGTGCGCCTGCGCGCGCTGGACGGCATGAGCGCGCTGcacgccgccgccgcccgcggcCACTACTCGCTGGTCGTCTGGCTG GTCACCTTCACTGACATCGGCCTGACAGCACGGGACAATGAGGGGGCCACAGCCCTCCACTTTGCGGCTCGAGGCGGCCACACACCCATCCTGGACCGGCTGCTGCTGATGGGCGCCCCCGTCATGAGAGACTCCTGGGGTGGGACCCCCCTGCACGACGCCGCAGAGAACGGGCAGCTGGAG tGCTGCCAGACCCTCGTCTCCCACCACGTGGACCCCTCCCTGCGGGATGAAGACGGTTACACGGCAGCGGACCTGGCGGCGTACCACGGGCACCAGGACTGCGCCCAGTACCTGCGGGAGACGGCCCGGCCA GTGCCGCTCTTGATgacgcccccacccccgccattcCCCCCTCCTCCGCTGTCGGCTGCGAGGCGCCCCCCAGAGGATGGGAGAGGGGTCTCGGGTCTCAGGAGCCCCACCT CAG cTGCGTCTCTCAGcccagcctggcctgaccagccTCTTCCGAGGGAGCCAGCGACCCACGCCGTCCCCCTGGGGATCGCCACCAGCGCCCTGGCCGTCCCCACG AGGGTGGAGACGGCAGCCGGGGATGCCCCGGACGGCCTGGCCGCGCTGCAGCTGGACGGACTGCCCTCCGGGGACCTAGACGGGCTGGTGCCCACGCGGGATGAGCGCGGCCGACCCATCCCCGAGTGGAAGCGGCAGGTGATGGTGCGGAAGCTGCAGGCGCGCCTGGGCGCAGACCCCGCGCAGGATGCTCAG GAGGAGAGCAGCAGCGTGGGCCCCGCGGAGCAGGCGGCCTGGCGGTTCTCGCAGACCCACCAGGCCATCCTGGGCCCCTTCGGGGAGCTGCTGACGGAGGACGACCTGGTCTACCTGGAGAAGCAGATCGCCGACCTGCAGCTGCGGCGGCGCTGCCAGGAGTACGAGAGCCAGCTGGGCCGGCTGGCGGCCGAGCTGCAGGCCCTGCTGCCCGAGCCCCTGGTCAGCATCACGGTCAACAGCCACTTCCTGCCCCTGGCGTCGgggctggagggagaggaggccCCCAGCCCGGTGCCTGAGCCGTCGGCCTCCGAGGGGGCGGCGGAGGCCGCGCCCGGCGGGCAGCCCCTGCCCTTCTGGTGCAGCCACGTGGCCCGGCTGGTGCGGAGCATGTCGCTGCTGCTGAGGGGCATGAACGGGCTGGTGCAGGGCGAGGAGAAGCCCGCTGCCCGGCCCCCGCAGGAGGCCGGCAGGGAGGCCCCGGCCAGCCCCGCGCAGAGCGAGGCCCAGCGCGAGATCCAGGAGTGCGGGGTGTCTGTGCGGACGCTACGTGGCAACTTCGAGCTGGGCCCGGGCCTGCCCTGCGCCCCACACCTGGGGCCCTGTGAGGCGGGGCCCCAGCCCGACCAGTGCCCGAGGGGCTGCTGGTCGGCCCCCGCCCCGCCTCGGGGCGGCCCGATGGGCGGGGAGCCGGGGGCGGGCGACGCGGAGGAGGCCAGCGACTCGGGTGTCAGCTGCGAGGAGGCCCCGTCGGAGGCGGGCGCGGGGCCCGCGCGCGGCCCGGACCTGGCCAGCCTGCGCAAGGAGCGCATCGTCATGCTGTTCCTGAGCCACTGGAAGAAGTCGGCCTACACGCCCGCGCTCAAGACGGCCGCCTGCCGGACCCTGGAGGCCCGCCGCGCGGGGCCGCGCGGGCCGGAGGCGGCCAGGGCCCCGCGGCCGCCCTCCCTCCCGCCCGGCGAGGGCCCGCGGCTCGGCCACCTGTGGCAGCAGCGCAGCATCATCGCCCACCTGCTGGGCCACTGGAAGGCCATCCTGGCGCACGTGCCGGCCCGGCAGCTGCGGAGGCTGAGCCGGCGGCCCCGCGGCCTGCTGTCCCCGGAGCAGTTCCTGCCGCACGTGGACGGGGCGCCCGTGCCCTACGACAGCCTCACGCTGGACCTCTTCATGCTGGGCTACTTCCAGCTCCTGGAGTGCGACCTGCCCGCCCCGGAGCGCAAGACGCGCCACCTGCTCTGCTTCGAGGTCTTCGAGCACCTGGGCGCCCACGGCTGGGAGGCCGCGCGGGCCTTCCACAAGGCCGTGACCGACGAGGTGGCCTCTGGGCACCGCGGCTGGACCGACGGCTTCGAGGACATCAAAGCCCGCTTCTTCGGCTCCCACCGCGGCCCCGCCTGGGACACGGTGCCCGGCCGCAAGGCGGGCCTGACCCCGCTCGGGCCGCTGCCCCACGCCGGCGCCCCCAGCGGCCCGGAGCCCTCCGCGCAGCAGCTGGAGGCCGGCTCCCAGCGCGGCAGCTTCAACAGCGAGGACATCTGCGGCTACATCGACCGGAGCTTCGCCTtctggaaggagaaggaagctgaGATGTTCAGCTTTGGGGACTGA